In Acidobacteriota bacterium, a single window of DNA contains:
- a CDS encoding DUF480 domain-containing protein, whose product MDMQLSGMEARVLGSLIEKEITTPDYYPLSLNALVNACNQKNNREPVMNLDEDAVRKALDALQSHRLAGPARGADSRVTKYEHRVQEVFNFTRGETAILCVLLLRGPQTPGELRGRTERMFRFEHLDDVQSTLQRLIEREPPLVAMLQRQPGTKESRYMHLLSGHSEPAAQPASAARDQEDGRTMRLEEEFERLRAEVEEVKRQLADLRRQLE is encoded by the coding sequence ATAGACATGCAGCTCAGCGGAATGGAAGCTCGAGTTTTAGGATCGCTGATCGAAAAAGAAATCACTACGCCGGATTACTATCCGCTTTCGTTGAACGCGCTGGTGAATGCGTGCAATCAGAAGAACAATCGCGAGCCGGTGATGAATCTTGACGAAGACGCCGTGCGTAAGGCTCTTGATGCACTGCAGAGCCATAGGCTCGCAGGTCCTGCCCGCGGTGCTGACAGTCGAGTGACGAAGTACGAACATCGCGTTCAGGAGGTCTTCAATTTCACGCGCGGCGAAACTGCGATTTTGTGTGTACTCCTGCTGCGGGGGCCGCAAACTCCGGGCGAGCTTCGTGGGCGAACTGAGCGGATGTTCCGTTTTGAGCATTTGGATGATGTGCAGTCCACATTGCAGCGTTTGATCGAGCGTGAGCCGCCACTTGTCGCTATGTTGCAGCGCCAGCCTGGCACGAAGGAATCGCGCTACATGCATCTGCTGTCAGGCCATTCGGAGCCTGCCGCACAGCCGGCGAGCGCAGCTCGTGACCAGGAAGATGGTCGAACAATGCGACTCGAGGAGGAATTCGAGAGACTTCGTGCGGAAGTGGAGGAAGTGAAGCGGCAGCTTGCGGATCTTCGCAGGCAACTCGAATGA